Proteins encoded by one window of Vibrio rumoiensis:
- the murB gene encoding UDP-N-acetylmuramate dehydrogenase — protein sequence MNVNNNVNLKPFHTFGIDVPCDVLVEASSIDDLISVYRHPDWQDLPKLILGKGSNVLFTEPFHGVIVINQLLGKSISADGEDIYLKVSGGEDWPNLVEWALTQGIPGLENLALIPGCAGSAPIQNIGAYGVEFKDICEYVEYLDLESLDIVRLSTQECQFGYRDSIFKHDLLGKAIITSIGLKLSSQWKPTLNYGPLNTEKELLTSPQSVFELVCDIRRSKLPDPNVTGNAGSFFKNPVITHENYRQLQALYPDLNGYKADGGVKIAAGWLIDRCGLKGYQIGGAQVHPQQALVIVNVDNATSNDVLDLAWFIKHAVQDKYGVELEHEVRFFNDKQETRLENIFSERF from the coding sequence ATGAATGTAAATAATAATGTAAATCTGAAACCGTTCCATACTTTTGGCATTGATGTGCCTTGTGATGTTTTAGTGGAAGCTAGTTCTATTGATGACTTAATTTCTGTGTATCGCCATCCTGATTGGCAAGACTTACCAAAATTAATCTTAGGTAAAGGGAGTAATGTTTTATTTACTGAGCCTTTTCATGGTGTGATTGTTATTAATCAGTTACTAGGTAAAAGCATTAGTGCTGATGGTGAAGATATATATCTAAAGGTTTCTGGCGGTGAGGATTGGCCAAACCTTGTCGAGTGGGCTCTAACACAAGGTATTCCGGGTTTAGAAAATTTAGCTTTAATTCCCGGCTGTGCTGGTAGCGCACCAATTCAGAATATTGGGGCTTATGGTGTCGAATTCAAAGATATTTGTGAGTATGTAGAATATTTAGACCTTGAGTCATTGGATATAGTGAGGCTAAGTACACAAGAGTGTCAATTTGGTTATCGAGACTCGATCTTTAAGCACGATTTGTTGGGTAAGGCTATCATTACTTCAATTGGATTAAAGCTTTCTTCACAATGGAAGCCGACGTTAAATTATGGCCCATTAAATACGGAAAAAGAATTACTGACTTCTCCTCAATCAGTATTTGAGCTTGTGTGCGATATACGTCGCTCTAAATTGCCTGATCCAAATGTGACGGGAAATGCTGGGAGCTTTTTTAAAAACCCAGTAATTACTCATGAAAACTACCGTCAATTACAGGCTCTTTATCCAGATCTTAACGGTTATAAAGCTGATGGCGGAGTTAAAATAGCCGCAGGTTGGCTAATTGATCGGTGTGGGCTAAAAGGGTATCAAATTGGTGGTGCTCAAGTTCACCCGCAACAAGCCCTCGTGATTGTTAATGTAGATAACGCTACCTCCAATGATGTTTTAGACCTTGCTTGGTTTATTAAACATGCGGTACAGGATAAATATGGTGTGGAATTAGAGCATGAAGTCCGATTTTTTAATGATAAGCAGGAAACGCGCTTAGAAAATATTTTTTCTGAACGTTTTTAG
- a CDS encoding gamma carbonic anhydrase family protein, whose product MNNIRSYKGISPLIGENVYIDESSVLVGDIKIGKDSSIWPLVAARGDVNHIHIGERTNIQDGSVLHVTHKNTENPDGFPLIIGNDVTVGHKVMLHGCTIHDRVLVGMGAIVLDGAVINSDIMIGAGSLVPPGKHLESGYLYVGSPVKQARPLKDEEKAFLLKSADNYVVNKNDYLTEVK is encoded by the coding sequence ATGAACAATATTCGTAGCTATAAAGGTATATCCCCTCTAATTGGTGAAAATGTATATATAGATGAATCATCCGTTTTAGTGGGAGACATTAAAATTGGTAAGGATTCTAGTATTTGGCCGTTGGTTGCCGCTCGCGGAGATGTCAATCATATTCACATAGGTGAACGAACAAATATCCAAGATGGGTCAGTTTTACATGTCACCCATAAAAATACCGAAAATCCAGATGGCTTCCCTCTTATCATTGGAAATGATGTCACTGTTGGGCATAAAGTCATGCTACATGGTTGTACTATTCATGACAGGGTTTTAGTTGGCATGGGAGCAATTGTTCTAGATGGGGCTGTCATTAATTCAGACATAATGATTGGTGCTGGTAGCCTAGTTCCACCCGGTAAGCATTTAGAAAGTGGTTACTTATATGTGGGTAGCCCAGTAAAGCAAGCTAGACCTCTTAAAGATGAAGAAAAAGCATTTTTACTTAAGTCTGCCGATAATTATGTGGTCAATAAAAACGACTATCTTACGGAGGTAAAATAG
- the hemF gene encoding oxygen-dependent coproporphyrinogen oxidase: MTNGAQQVDKHAVKAFLMSLQDSICTQLEAVDGNRFIEDAWQREQGGGGRSRVIRDGQVFEQGGVNFSHVFGDKMPASATAHRPELAGRQFEAMGVSLVLHPKNPYIPTSHANVRFFIAEKEGEAPIWWFGGGFDLTPFYPFEEDCQHWHDTAKAICSPFGKNVYSEHKAWCDKYFFLPHRNETRGVGGLFFDDLNQWDFAVCFDYMQSVGEGFTQAYLPIVNKRRDHQYGERERQFQLYRRGRYVEFNLVYDRGTLFGLQSGGRTESILMSMPPLARWEYDYTPEKDSAEANLYQHYLQPREWS, encoded by the coding sequence ATGACGAATGGAGCTCAACAGGTCGATAAGCATGCAGTAAAAGCATTTTTGATGAGTTTGCAAGATTCGATTTGCACTCAATTAGAAGCGGTCGATGGTAATCGGTTTATCGAAGATGCTTGGCAAAGGGAGCAAGGTGGTGGCGGTCGTAGCCGAGTTATCCGTGATGGCCAGGTGTTTGAACAAGGTGGTGTCAATTTTTCTCATGTGTTTGGCGATAAAATGCCAGCATCGGCAACCGCACATCGACCAGAGCTTGCTGGACGCCAATTTGAAGCAATGGGCGTGTCATTAGTTTTGCATCCTAAAAACCCTTATATTCCGACTTCTCATGCAAACGTACGTTTTTTTATTGCTGAGAAAGAAGGTGAAGCGCCGATTTGGTGGTTTGGTGGTGGGTTTGATTTAACGCCATTTTATCCTTTCGAAGAGGATTGCCAACACTGGCATGATACCGCTAAAGCGATTTGTTCACCGTTTGGCAAAAATGTGTATTCTGAGCATAAAGCTTGGTGTGATAAATATTTCTTCTTGCCACATCGTAATGAAACGCGAGGAGTTGGAGGCTTATTCTTTGATGACTTGAATCAATGGGACTTTGCAGTTTGTTTTGATTACATGCAGTCAGTCGGGGAAGGGTTTACTCAAGCTTATTTGCCTATCGTAAATAAAAGGCGTGACCACCAATATGGCGAACGTGAGCGACAATTCCAGTTATATCGCCGAGGCCGCTATGTCGAATTTAACTTAGTTTATGACCGAGGGACGCTATTTGGTTTGCAAAGCGGTGGGCGAACCGAATCAATTTTAATGTCTATGCCACCTTTAGCTCGTTGGGAATACGATTACACTCCGGAAAAAGATTCTGCAGAAGCCAATTTATATCAACATTACTTACAGCCACGAGAATGGTCATAG
- a CDS encoding GNAT family N-acetyltransferase: protein MSEVNFQQIESIKIPLIKPIYKAFYPSAKPKKNEQIIVGYKQQQIICVVRFRPIERYSLLTGMLVIPAYRQQGIANQLLTFCQAHNLSENSFCFAYQHLESLYKSVGFRVIEVEQLPNSLQQLFIRYTGSGKKLLPMRYLPTVLT, encoded by the coding sequence ATGAGTGAAGTTAATTTTCAACAGATTGAAAGTATTAAGATCCCGCTGATTAAGCCTATCTATAAAGCTTTCTATCCTTCAGCAAAACCTAAAAAAAATGAACAAATAATCGTCGGCTATAAACAACAGCAAATTATTTGTGTTGTACGATTTCGTCCAATTGAACGCTATTCTCTTCTTACTGGCATGCTAGTTATTCCAGCCTACCGACAACAAGGCATTGCTAACCAATTATTGACATTTTGTCAGGCTCATAATTTATCTGAAAATAGTTTTTGTTTCGCTTATCAGCACCTTGAATCACTATATAAATCAGTGGGATTTCGCGTAATTGAAGTCGAACAGCTCCCCAATTCATTACAGCAATTATTTATACGCTACACCGGCTCAGGTAAAAAACTTCTACCAATGCGATATCTGCCTACAGTTCTGACATAA
- the pssA gene encoding CDP-diacylglycerol--serine O-phosphatidyltransferase, which produces MIASKELLEQLPTIAQDPNAFEVLFSAQQFRDRLLSEIKQATQRIYLVALYLEDDEAGRQILTELYEAKQHNPDLDVTVCVDWHRAQRGLIGADQSEGNAALYKEFARKYEHPISILGVPVRGKEVFGVLHLKGFIIDDTVIYSGASLNNIYLHHNDKYRFDRYHVMANPTLANCMVQYIQQNISNNIAVNCLSQVERPTTKTLKPAIKQFRSLLTQSRYEFTPELVKQGEVGITPLVGVGKRRNKLNLHINNLIACAEKEITILTPYFNFPKSIAKEVKRAIKRGVKVTIIVGDKTANDFYIPPEEDFKTIAGLPYLYELNLRHFARINEGYIASRQLSIHLWKHDNNSFHLKGMWVDKEYMLITGNNFNPRAWKLDLENGLLIKDPSKLLTEQFENELSSILEHTNLIGSYKQLDTIEDYPEDVQRLLRKIKRVRADRILKQIL; this is translated from the coding sequence ATGATAGCTAGTAAGGAATTACTCGAACAGCTACCAACCATAGCTCAAGATCCAAACGCTTTTGAAGTGCTTTTTTCAGCGCAACAATTTCGTGATCGGCTATTGTCTGAAATTAAGCAAGCAACACAAAGAATTTACCTTGTCGCATTATACCTCGAAGATGACGAGGCTGGCCGCCAGATTCTGACCGAACTTTATGAAGCAAAGCAACACAATCCTGATCTTGATGTCACGGTTTGTGTTGACTGGCATAGAGCACAACGAGGATTAATTGGTGCGGATCAAAGTGAAGGAAACGCTGCTCTATACAAAGAGTTTGCTCGAAAGTATGAGCACCCTATTTCTATTTTAGGGGTACCAGTTCGTGGTAAAGAAGTTTTTGGTGTATTACATCTTAAAGGCTTTATCATTGATGATACCGTAATATACAGCGGCGCTAGCTTAAATAATATCTATCTGCACCATAACGACAAGTATCGCTTTGATCGCTACCACGTGATGGCAAACCCTACGCTAGCTAATTGCATGGTGCAATATATACAGCAGAATATTAGCAACAATATTGCCGTCAATTGTTTATCACAAGTAGAGCGCCCAACAACTAAAACGTTAAAGCCAGCGATCAAACAGTTCCGCTCTCTACTTACTCAATCTCGGTACGAATTCACTCCAGAACTTGTGAAACAGGGCGAAGTTGGTATCACTCCATTAGTGGGGGTGGGTAAGCGTCGTAATAAACTTAATCTTCACATTAATAATCTTATAGCCTGCGCTGAAAAAGAAATCACAATATTGACGCCCTACTTTAACTTTCCTAAAAGTATCGCCAAAGAAGTAAAAAGAGCAATAAAACGAGGCGTTAAGGTGACGATCATTGTCGGTGATAAAACCGCCAATGATTTCTATATTCCACCAGAAGAGGACTTCAAAACTATCGCGGGACTACCTTACTTATATGAGCTCAATTTACGTCATTTTGCTCGCATAAATGAAGGTTATATTGCTAGTCGCCAATTATCGATTCATCTTTGGAAGCATGATAATAATAGTTTCCACTTAAAAGGAATGTGGGTCGATAAGGAATACATGCTGATCACAGGTAACAACTTTAACCCTAGAGCGTGGAAACTAGATTTAGAAAATGGGTTGTTAATCAAAGATCCAAGTAAGTTACTCACAGAGCAATTCGAAAATGAACTATCTTCCATTCTGGAACATACAAACCTAATTGGTAGTTATAAGCAACTAGATACTATCGAAGATTACCCAGAAGATGTACAAAGGCTGCTACGAAAAATCAAAAGAGTCAGAGCCGATCGAATTCTAAAGCAAATACTATAA
- the aroE gene encoding shikimate dehydrogenase, with protein sequence MQKLDQYAVFGNPIKHSKSPFIHTLFAHQTHQTMEYGIVEAPIDGFELAAREFFTADGKGCNVTAPFKLDAYQFADRLTERAELAQAVNTLKKLDDGLIIGDNTDGEGLVQDLLQNHAQLKGARILLLGAGGAARGVLKPLLDQQPQHIVIANRTLSKAEELAETFKPYGSLSAQSMQSIDSGFDIIINSTSAGLAGGLPDITSAIFTPHSVSYDMSYGAGKTHFTDWAKQNGVQNAYDGLGMLVGQAAESFMLWRGLRPSMRQVLRELRRNLES encoded by the coding sequence ATGCAAAAACTCGATCAATATGCGGTATTCGGTAATCCGATAAAACACAGTAAGTCCCCTTTTATTCATACCTTGTTTGCCCATCAAACTCATCAAACAATGGAATATGGCATCGTTGAAGCGCCTATTGATGGTTTTGAGTTAGCCGCTCGGGAATTTTTTACCGCCGATGGTAAGGGGTGTAATGTCACTGCTCCGTTTAAGTTAGATGCATATCAGTTTGCTGATCGCTTAACGGAAAGAGCGGAATTAGCACAAGCGGTGAATACGCTAAAGAAGCTTGATGATGGTCTAATTATTGGTGATAACACCGATGGTGAGGGTTTAGTTCAGGATTTACTACAAAATCATGCTCAGCTGAAAGGGGCGAGAATATTGCTACTTGGTGCAGGTGGTGCGGCTCGCGGGGTATTAAAGCCATTACTTGATCAGCAACCGCAACATATCGTGATTGCTAATCGCACCTTAAGTAAAGCAGAAGAGTTAGCAGAAACTTTCAAGCCTTATGGTTCTCTCTCAGCTCAATCGATGCAAAGTATTGATTCTGGTTTTGATATTATTATTAATTCGACATCTGCAGGTCTAGCTGGTGGATTACCGGATATTACTAGCGCGATTTTTACACCGCATAGTGTCAGTTATGATATGAGTTATGGTGCAGGTAAAACACATTTTACCGATTGGGCCAAACAAAACGGAGTGCAGAATGCCTATGATGGTTTAGGCATGTTAGTCGGGCAAGCAGCGGAAAGTTTTATGCTCTGGAGAGGATTGCGTCCAAGTATGCGACAGGTATTAAGAGAATTGCGCCGTAATTTAGAGAGTTAA
- a CDS encoding 5-(carboxyamino)imidazole ribonucleotide synthase gives MANKHVLVLGAGQLARMMSLAGAPLNIDISAFDVGSEQIIHPLTKNVIGHGLNNAIASADVITAEFEHIPHSILDICEKSGKFLPTTQAIKAGGDRRIEKQLLDDAKAANAKYAIIEKRADLDEAINFVGIPMVLKTALGGYDGKGQWRLTDAKQVDQIWKKLSVAIEATPHQAVVAEEFVPFEREVSLVGARRANGEVAIYPLAENVHVNGVLSLSVAIDEPELQSQAATMFTAIAEQLDYVGVLAIEFFDVKGKLLVNEIAPRVHNSGHWTQQGAEVCQFENHLRAVCNLPLGSTQAIRHTAMVNILGQDNVPASVLSMPQCHIHWYGKEQRPGRKMGHINVCGHSHQEMKQALTQLASALDPVAFPELKERVAKL, from the coding sequence ATGGCAAATAAACATGTTTTAGTGCTCGGTGCAGGCCAATTGGCACGAATGATGTCTTTAGCAGGTGCACCATTAAACATAGATATCTCCGCATTTGATGTTGGTAGCGAACAAATTATTCATCCATTGACCAAAAATGTCATTGGTCATGGTTTAAATAATGCGATTGCTTCTGCTGATGTGATTACTGCTGAGTTTGAACACATTCCGCATTCAATACTCGATATTTGCGAAAAAAGCGGCAAATTTCTACCAACGACCCAAGCCATCAAAGCCGGTGGTGATCGTCGCATCGAAAAACAATTACTTGATGATGCCAAAGCAGCTAATGCTAAATACGCCATTATCGAGAAGCGTGCCGATCTTGATGAGGCAATCAACTTTGTCGGTATTCCTATGGTCTTGAAAACTGCATTAGGCGGTTACGATGGTAAAGGTCAATGGCGCTTAACCGATGCCAAACAAGTTGATCAAATCTGGAAAAAACTTTCCGTTGCTATCGAAGCCACCCCTCATCAAGCAGTGGTGGCTGAAGAGTTTGTACCCTTTGAAAGAGAAGTATCACTTGTCGGTGCTCGCCGTGCTAACGGTGAAGTCGCGATCTACCCTCTTGCGGAAAATGTTCACGTCAATGGTGTATTAAGTTTATCCGTCGCAATTGATGAGCCGGAGTTACAATCTCAAGCTGCCACCATGTTTACGGCAATTGCAGAACAACTCGATTATGTAGGCGTATTGGCAATTGAATTTTTCGATGTCAAAGGCAAATTGCTGGTCAACGAAATCGCACCACGTGTACACAACTCAGGCCACTGGACACAGCAAGGTGCTGAAGTTTGTCAGTTTGAAAACCATTTACGCGCGGTGTGTAATTTGCCACTAGGTAGCACTCAAGCGATTCGTCATACCGCAATGGTCAATATTCTAGGACAAGATAATGTCCCAGCATCGGTACTCTCGATGCCACAATGCCATATTCATTGGTATGGAAAAGAGCAACGCCCCGGACGCAAGATGGGGCACATTAATGTTTGTGGTCACTCTCACCAAGAAATGAAACAGGCCCTGACTCAATTGGCCTCAGCTCTCGATCCAGTAGCTTTTCCTGAACTCAAAGAACGAGTCGCTAAGCTATAA
- the purE gene encoding 5-(carboxyamino)imidazole ribonucleotide mutase, producing the protein MTVGIIMGSKSDWPTMKLAAEMLDRFNVPYETKVVSAHRTPHLLAEYAESAKERGIKVIIAGAGGAAHLPGMTAAYTSLPVLGVPVQSRALSGVDSLYSIVQMPKGIAVGTLAIGEAGAANAGILAAQIIGTHDENVMAQVEAFRKEQTDTVLANPNPAED; encoded by the coding sequence ATGACTGTTGGAATCATTATGGGTTCAAAATCTGATTGGCCAACCATGAAACTTGCCGCAGAAATGTTGGACCGTTTTAATGTACCGTACGAAACCAAAGTAGTGTCTGCTCACCGAACGCCTCACCTACTTGCAGAGTATGCCGAAAGCGCAAAAGAACGTGGTATTAAAGTGATTATTGCAGGAGCCGGCGGCGCCGCTCACCTTCCAGGAATGACCGCAGCTTACACTAGCTTACCTGTCCTTGGTGTACCCGTTCAGTCTCGTGCGCTATCTGGTGTGGATTCTTTGTACTCTATTGTTCAAATGCCAAAAGGGATCGCAGTAGGTACTTTGGCGATTGGTGAAGCGGGAGCCGCTAATGCTGGAATTTTAGCTGCGCAAATTATCGGAACTCACGATGAAAATGTAATGGCTCAAGTCGAGGCATTCCGTAAAGAACAAACCGATACTGTACTCGCGAATCCAAACCCAGCTGAGGATTAA
- a CDS encoding DUF1488 family protein — protein MNQNILFSDSSEWDDSRQAVVFQAQQAGQLIDCVVSLSLLSKLDDIKVSKENALTVFERIRFDLEDMAEKAIEEEEFSPTGDIVLG, from the coding sequence ATGAATCAGAATATCCTTTTTTCGGATAGCAGTGAGTGGGATGATTCTCGCCAAGCGGTTGTGTTCCAAGCGCAACAAGCTGGACAACTTATTGACTGCGTTGTGTCATTAAGTCTGTTATCTAAACTCGACGATATAAAGGTGAGTAAAGAAAACGCATTAACGGTTTTTGAGCGTATTCGATTCGACTTAGAAGACATGGCGGAAAAAGCCATTGAAGAAGAGGAGTTTAGCCCAACGGGTGATATTGTGTTGGGCTAG
- the coaA gene encoding type I pantothenate kinase, protein MNPYLSYNRSQWSELRNSVPMTLTPEDLEELQGINESLSMDEVTKIYLPLSRLLNLYVEARQSRNQVLHQFFNKEEKSPPFIIGIAGSVAVGKSTTARLLTALLSRWENHPKVELITTDGFLHPNQTLLNSNLMTKKGFPESYDTKSLVEFLNDVKACKRHIQVPVYSHITYDITDEVKTVDQPDVLIIEGLNVLQSGSDYPENPFKIFISDFLDFSIYVDAETKQIEEWYISRFMKLRKGAFTKPGSYFSHYTKLTEQESIDKAKSIWNSINGINLQQNILPTKDRAQLILRKGADHMVEEVHLRK, encoded by the coding sequence ATGAATCCATACCTTTCATACAACAGAAGTCAGTGGTCTGAGTTAAGAAATTCAGTTCCTATGACACTTACACCTGAAGACTTGGAAGAACTACAAGGGATTAATGAAAGCTTATCGATGGATGAAGTAACCAAAATTTATCTGCCGTTATCCCGCTTGTTAAACTTATACGTTGAAGCCCGCCAGAGCCGTAATCAGGTTTTACATCAATTTTTTAATAAAGAAGAAAAGTCACCTCCTTTTATTATTGGCATTGCAGGAAGTGTTGCCGTTGGAAAAAGCACAACGGCACGATTGTTAACCGCTTTGCTATCTCGTTGGGAAAATCACCCAAAAGTGGAATTAATCACCACCGATGGTTTTCTGCATCCCAACCAAACCTTACTTAATAGTAACCTAATGACTAAAAAGGGATTCCCAGAGTCGTACGATACAAAATCGCTCGTGGAATTTTTAAATGATGTCAAAGCTTGCAAAAGACACATACAGGTTCCTGTATATTCACACATTACTTATGACATCACAGATGAAGTAAAAACCGTTGATCAGCCTGATGTTTTAATTATTGAAGGGCTTAACGTTCTGCAAAGTGGTAGTGATTATCCAGAAAATCCTTTCAAAATTTTCATATCTGACTTCTTAGATTTTTCTATTTATGTCGATGCAGAGACGAAACAAATCGAAGAATGGTACATCTCTCGCTTTATGAAATTACGTAAAGGCGCCTTTACCAAACCAGGTTCTTATTTTAGTCATTACACAAAATTAACCGAACAAGAATCTATCGATAAAGCAAAAAGTATTTGGAACTCGATCAATGGTATTAACTTACAGCAAAATATATTGCCAACGAAAGACAGAGCGCAACTAATATTGCGCAAGGGTGCGGACCATATGGTCGAAGAGGTTCATTTGAGAAAATAG
- the birA gene encoding bifunctional biotin--[acetyl-CoA-carboxylase] ligase/biotin operon repressor BirA, whose protein sequence is MTDNKPKLHDVKLRIIKQLSDGYFHSGEGLGEQLGISRAAISKHIKGIQEWGIDIYRVQGKGYQLSSPIDLLDLDIIQSGSSVPVELFPVIDSTNQYLLDHINERPSGSVCIAEYQAQGRGRRGRQWASPFGSNLYFSMYWQLESGVAAAMGLSLAIGVAIVDALEGLGAEGLKLKWPNDLYFEDKKLAGILVEMSAQTGGVAHLVIGMGLNINMKVDGSTIDQPWANLNQVFTGDIPSRSEIVIALIEAWKQVLEQYENQGMAGFVERWNELDNFKNKAIKLLMGHKEIQGIGKGINQQGGILLETEQGLETYLGGEISLRKVE, encoded by the coding sequence ATGACTGATAACAAGCCTAAATTACACGATGTTAAGTTACGTATAATTAAACAATTATCTGATGGATATTTCCACTCGGGGGAGGGTTTGGGCGAGCAGTTAGGTATATCAAGAGCCGCAATTAGTAAGCATATCAAAGGCATTCAAGAGTGGGGGATTGATATTTATCGAGTTCAAGGGAAAGGCTATCAACTTTCTTCCCCTATCGATTTATTAGATCTAGATATCATTCAGTCTGGATCTTCTGTGCCTGTTGAGTTATTTCCGGTCATCGATTCGACTAACCAATATTTGCTTGATCATATTAATGAGCGGCCAAGTGGATCTGTTTGTATTGCAGAATACCAGGCGCAAGGAAGAGGACGAAGAGGTCGACAATGGGCTTCTCCTTTTGGTTCTAATTTGTATTTTTCAATGTATTGGCAATTAGAATCAGGTGTTGCCGCAGCAATGGGGCTGAGTCTTGCTATTGGTGTCGCGATTGTTGATGCGTTAGAAGGTTTGGGGGCTGAAGGACTAAAGTTGAAATGGCCGAATGATCTTTATTTTGAAGATAAAAAATTGGCCGGAATTTTAGTTGAAATGTCAGCGCAAACAGGAGGTGTGGCGCATCTAGTTATTGGTATGGGACTTAACATTAATATGAAAGTTGATGGAAGTACTATCGACCAACCATGGGCTAATTTAAACCAGGTTTTTACTGGCGATATTCCCTCTAGAAGTGAAATTGTTATCGCACTCATCGAGGCCTGGAAACAAGTATTAGAGCAGTACGAAAATCAAGGTATGGCCGGTTTTGTTGAGCGCTGGAATGAACTGGATAACTTTAAAAATAAAGCAATTAAATTATTAATGGGTCATAAGGAAATACAAGGGATTGGTAAAGGCATCAACCAGCAAGGTGGTATTTTGTTGGAAACAGAGCAAGGGCTTGAGACCTATCTTGGTGGTGAGATTTCGCTAAGAAAAGTGGAATAA
- a CDS encoding DNA topoisomerase family protein: MNNKIDQQLFSAHEHALEHEACPKCGEEHQGALQLRHGKHGPFLGCVRYPECDFIRPLHQNDGHIIKELGVPCPECGGNELPGELVLRQGRYGMFIGCSRFPECHHIESSDPQPEQAAELNVACPECKTGKLVERQSRFGKSFYACDAYPKCKFSINALPIEGECQQCGFPLLIEKRLASGTKIQCADRKCQHTQC; this comes from the coding sequence ATGAATAATAAAATCGACCAACAATTATTTTCCGCCCATGAGCATGCGTTAGAGCATGAAGCTTGTCCTAAGTGTGGCGAAGAGCATCAAGGGGCGTTGCAATTACGACATGGTAAGCACGGGCCATTCTTGGGTTGTGTACGTTATCCTGAGTGTGATTTTATTCGGCCGCTTCATCAAAACGATGGTCATATCATAAAAGAGTTGGGTGTGCCTTGTCCTGAATGTGGCGGTAATGAGTTGCCGGGAGAACTGGTGTTAAGGCAAGGACGTTATGGCATGTTTATTGGCTGTAGTCGTTTCCCGGAGTGCCACCATATTGAATCTTCCGATCCACAGCCCGAGCAAGCCGCGGAATTGAACGTCGCATGTCCTGAATGTAAAACGGGCAAATTGGTTGAACGTCAATCTCGCTTTGGTAAGAGTTTTTATGCTTGTGATGCTTACCCAAAGTGTAAGTTTTCTATCAATGCACTCCCGATTGAAGGTGAATGTCAACAATGTGGCTTTCCCTTATTAATTGAAAAACGTTTAGCTAGTGGTACTAAAATTCAGTGCGCCGACCGTAAGTGCCAGCACACACAATGTTAA
- a CDS encoding Sua5/YciO/YrdC/YwlC family protein produces MNNFEFVVEALQQGEVIAYPTEGVFGVGCDPDNVSAIDKLLALKQRPIEKGLILIAANYQQLLPYIDESQLTDEQLQTVHFTWPGPVTWVMPVKAGISSHLTGQFDSIAVRVTDHPLVQQLCLAFGKPITSTSANLTGLEPCRTTEEVERQLGDKLVAILQGQVGGRTQPTEIRDAKTSNILRQG; encoded by the coding sequence GTGAATAATTTTGAGTTTGTTGTTGAGGCTTTACAACAAGGAGAAGTCATCGCTTATCCAACCGAAGGGGTGTTTGGAGTAGGTTGTGATCCTGATAATGTGTCTGCCATCGATAAATTGTTAGCATTAAAGCAACGCCCGATAGAAAAAGGGTTGATTCTTATTGCGGCTAATTATCAGCAGTTATTGCCTTATATTGATGAATCTCAACTAACTGATGAGCAACTTCAAACGGTCCACTTTACTTGGCCTGGCCCAGTTACTTGGGTGATGCCAGTGAAAGCGGGTATTTCATCTCATCTTACTGGTCAGTTTGATTCGATAGCGGTGCGTGTAACCGATCATCCTTTAGTTCAACAACTCTGTTTAGCTTTCGGTAAGCCAATTACGTCCACCAGTGCTAACTTAACTGGGCTAGAGCCTTGTCGCACGACCGAAGAGGTCGAACGTCAATTAGGCGATAAGTTGGTAGCAATTCTTCAAGGGCAAGTCGGTGGAAGAACTCAACCAACAGAAATTCGTGATGCCAAAACATCGAACATATTAAGGCAAGGGTAG